GTCGGTGAACTGGTTGTGCTTGAGCGCCACCTTGCCGTCGAGGCTGTTGAGGAAGTCGAGCATCCTGGCCACCGGGTTCACCCCGGACTCAGGCTCGGAGGAGTGGGCAGACACGCCAGTGACGGTCAGCTTGACGTCCTTGCCGTCGACCTTGGCCGCCACCTCGAAGTCGCCGCCATTGCGCTTGGCATACTCGCTGCCGGCCTTTTGCAGGCTGGCGGCCAGTTCGGCGGGCTTATCGCTCAACAGTGTCACCACCGACGCCGACGGAATCTGATTGGTGGCCTTGCCGCCGGTCATCGAGATGATTTCTGCGCCCTTGCCATCAGCCTTGCGCTTGGGGAACTTGGCCATGACCGTGCCGTAGCCTTTCTCGGCGATCACCACCGGGTAGCCGCCATCCAGCGCCAGGTTGTAGTTGGGCGTGGGGTTGTGTTCGAAATAGTACGGGATCGCGTCGCCGGAAGTTTCCTCGGTGGTGTCCACCAGCAGCTTGAAGTTGCGTGCCAGTGGCAACTTCTCTTCCTTGATCACCTTCATGGCGTACATCGCCACCACGATGCCGTTCTTGTCATCCTCGGTGCCGCGGCCATACATGCGGTCGCCGATCAGCGTGACCTTGAACGGATCGAGCTTGGTGCCGTCCTTGAGTACCCAGTTTTCCGGGGTTACCGGGACCACGTCGGCGTGGGCATGGATGCCGACGACTTCATCGCCGCTGCCTTCAAGGGAAATTTCATAGACGCGGTTGTCGATGTTGCGAAAGTTCAGGTTGAACGACTCGGCAAGGCTCTTGATCCTGGCCGCGATCTTGATGAACTCAGGGTTGTCGTGCTGGGCTACGCCGGCCACCTGGAAGGTTGGGATCTCCACCAGTTCACGCAGGGTTTCAGTGGCGGCAGCGCCGTACTTCACCCGCGCATACAGCCCCAGCAGGCGATGGATTTCGTTCTGCTGGTCGGCGCTCAGGTCCTTGTTGGCAAGAAAGGCACTGATGGCCGGGCCGAGGTTGTCGCTCTTGGCCACATCGCTCTTGGCGAGGCTGGCGAGGAACTGCCGGAAATCCTTGACCGAGGCATCGCTGAAGGTCTTCAGGATGATCGCGTTCTGTTGTGGGGTGAGGTTGGCTTGAGCCTGGGTGGTGAACACCGAAAGGCTGGCCGCCATCAGGGTGGCGACGGCCAGTTGCTTGAGGGAAAAATCCATTGCTTGGGGCATTCCTTTGCAGGGAGTGAGTGAAATGTCTGATCGAAAGGTCAGAAACAATTTCACACACTACCATCGGGAAGGCGGAGGAGGGGAGTCCCTGTTGTGGGAATTGTCCGTTGGAGCTGTGCAAGTGGCGGATAAACCAAAACCGGGTGTGGGAGCTTTCGACCTGAAGCTCGACAGCTCCCACAGGGTTTGGTGGTCTGCTAATCTGCCGTCGTTGAAATCTCGACCGCCACCCGTGGACTCCCAATGACAACGCCAACCGATCAAACCCTCGAACCCCAATCCGTCTGCAGCCCGATCACCAGCAGCGCGATTTTCATGGTCGCGACCCTGGCGCCCGGCAGTGATTCGGCCGAAGCGGTACGCAGTTGGTGCGCCGATATTGCAGGGCTGGTGCGTTCAGTCGGCAAACGCGTTCCAGCGGGTAATCTGTCCTGTGTCGCAGGTTTCGGTTCCAAGGCGTGGGATGCGCTGTTCGGCGCTCCCCGCCCGGCGGCCTTGCACCCGTTCAAGGAAGTCGGGGTGGCGGGGCGTCTGGCGCCGGCCACTCCGGGGGATATCCTGCTGCACATTCGTGCCGAGCAGATGGACCTGTGTTTTGAGTTGGCCACCCAGTTGATGGCCGCGCTGGGCGATTCGGTGACGGTGGTGGATGAGGTGCAGGGTTTCCGTTATTTCGATATGCGCAGCATCATCGGTTTTGTCGATGGCACCGAGAACCCGGTCGGGCGCAAGGCGGTAGGTTTCACCATCGTCGGTGATGAGGATCCGGCGTTCAGCGGCGGCAGCTATGTGCTGGTGCAGAAGTACCTGCACAACATGAAAGCCTGGAACGAATTGTCGGTGGAGGCGCAGGAGCGGGTGATCGGGCGCACCAAACTCTCGGACATCGAACTTGACGATGCGGCCAAGCCGACCAATTCCCACAGTGCACTGACCACCATCACCAAGGACGGTGAGGAAGTTAAAATCCTGCGGGACAACATGCCCTTTGGCCGGCCGGGCGCCGGGGAATTCGGCACATACTTCATCGGCTACGCGCGGTCGCCGGAGCCTTTGGAGTTGATGCTGGAGAACATGTTTGTCGGTCGGCCTGCCGGCAACTATGACCGCCTGCTGGACTTCAGCACGGCGGTCACCGGCGGCCTGTTCTTCATACCGTCAGCCGATTTGCTCGAAGAGCTGGCCGACCGCGCGCCTTAGGCCAACAGCCCGGTGCTGACTGCCACAATCAGGAACACCCCAAGCACCGCACGGTAGATCACGAATGGCCAGGTGGAGAACCGTTCCAGGAACTTCATCAGGCCCCAGATCGCGAAGAACGCCGACACACTGGCAACCACCAGGCCAAAGATCAAATGCGGCCAGGCGTGGGCGGGCAGCTCGGCGTGGAATAACACCCACAGCTCTTTCAAGCCCGCCAGGGCGATGGCCGGCAAGCCCAGCAGGAACGAAAACCGCGCCGCTTCTTCACGCTTGAAGTTGAGGAACAGCGCGGCAGTCAGGGTCGAACCCGAGCGGGAAACCCCCGGAATCAGCGCACCGATCTGCGCAATACCGACAATCAATGCATCCCGCAGGCGCATTTCGCCCACCGTGCGCTTGTGCTTCGCGCTGAGTTCAGCCGCTGCGAGCAGCACCGCCATCACCAGGCAGGAAATCCCGATCACCATCAGCCCGCGCAACGGCGAGTTGCACGAGTTGAGCGTCGACGACAAGGCGATCCCGGCGATCCCAATCGGAATCGTCGCCAACACAATCGCCACCGCCAGCTTGAACCACTGGTTGTTGTAGTCACCCTGGCGCACCGCGCTGATGCTGCCGACCGTGACCTGGCGTACATCCTTCCAGAAGTAGCTGACCACCGCCGCCAGTGCGGCCAACTGCATGGCCGCGGAAAATGCCGAGCCCGGGTCCGGCCAGCCGAGCAGGGCAGGCACGATGCGCATGTGGGCGGTGGAAGACACAGGCAACAACTCGGTAATGCCCTGAATGATGCCCAGGATGCCGATTTGCAGGTAATCCAGGGACGCAAAGCCGACATCGAGGCCGCTGGTGCA
This genomic window from Pseudomonas sp. Bout1 contains:
- a CDS encoding dipeptidase, whose product is MDFSLKQLAVATLMAASLSVFTTQAQANLTPQQNAIILKTFSDASVKDFRQFLASLAKSDVAKSDNLGPAISAFLANKDLSADQQNEIHRLLGLYARVKYGAAATETLRELVEIPTFQVAGVAQHDNPEFIKIAARIKSLAESFNLNFRNIDNRVYEISLEGSGDEVVGIHAHADVVPVTPENWVLKDGTKLDPFKVTLIGDRMYGRGTEDDKNGIVVAMYAMKVIKEEKLPLARNFKLLVDTTEETSGDAIPYYFEHNPTPNYNLALDGGYPVVIAEKGYGTVMAKFPKRKADGKGAEIISMTGGKATNQIPSASVVTLLSDKPAELAASLQKAGSEYAKRNGGDFEVAAKVDGKDVKLTVTGVSAHSSEPESGVNPVARMLDFLNSLDGKVALKHNQFTDAAHYAANNWGLDYLGGKLGVGFSDAFMGPLTTSLTYVGEDDNAFKLAVNLRVPKGKSPEALKAEIADKLAAWTQKNHVAVSFDYSIAEPMYRNPEGEWVKALLAVASENLGMEHKYGTSAGATSVHELPNGVQFGLARPEVKYTGHTDNEFKTVDQFLLDLQIVTEMMGRIGQLPKL
- a CDS encoding Dyp-type peroxidase — protein: MTTPTDQTLEPQSVCSPITSSAIFMVATLAPGSDSAEAVRSWCADIAGLVRSVGKRVPAGNLSCVAGFGSKAWDALFGAPRPAALHPFKEVGVAGRLAPATPGDILLHIRAEQMDLCFELATQLMAALGDSVTVVDEVQGFRYFDMRSIIGFVDGTENPVGRKAVGFTIVGDEDPAFSGGSYVLVQKYLHNMKAWNELSVEAQERVIGRTKLSDIELDDAAKPTNSHSALTTITKDGEEVKILRDNMPFGRPGAGEFGTYFIGYARSPEPLELMLENMFVGRPAGNYDRLLDFSTAVTGGLFFIPSADLLEELADRAP
- a CDS encoding undecaprenyl-diphosphate phosphatase, whose translation is MTNVCTSGLDVGFASLDYLQIGILGIIQGITELLPVSSTAHMRIVPALLGWPDPGSAFSAAMQLAALAAVVSYFWKDVRQVTVGSISAVRQGDYNNQWFKLAVAIVLATIPIGIAGIALSSTLNSCNSPLRGLMVIGISCLVMAVLLAAAELSAKHKRTVGEMRLRDALIVGIAQIGALIPGVSRSGSTLTAALFLNFKREEAARFSFLLGLPAIALAGLKELWVLFHAELPAHAWPHLIFGLVVASVSAFFAIWGLMKFLERFSTWPFVIYRAVLGVFLIVAVSTGLLA